Within the Streptomyces sp. YIM 121038 genome, the region TGTCCTCGCTCGGCGCGGTGGCGGACTCCCTGGACGTGGAAGCGCTCGACGCAGTGGTCCACAACGCGGGCGTCGCCCTCGACCACCCGCCGCGCCGCGAGACGCCGGACGGCCACGAGCTGATGTTCGGCACGAATCACCTCGGGCACTTCGCCCTGACGGGCCTGCTGCTGCCGCTCCTCGCGGCCGCCCCGGCGGCACGCGTCGTGACCGTCGGCAGCTTCGCGGCGAAGACGGAACGCCTCGACCTGGACGACCTCCCGTCCCGGCGGGACTACCGGGCCGCACGCGCCTACGGACGGTCCAAGTTGGCCCAGATGTACTTCGGGCTCGAACTCGACCGGCGCCTGCGGGACGTCGGCAGCCCGGTGGGCAGCGTGGTGGTCCACCCCGGCGGAGCTCTGGACGCCCTCACCCCGGCGCGGCCACCGGTCCACGCGCGCGGCCTCGGGGCGCGCCTCGGCGCGGCGCCCGCCGCCCTGCTCGTCCAGGGCAAGCACGCCGGTGCCTGGCCCGCGGTGCGAGCGGTCCTCGACCCGGCCGTGCGCGGAGGGCAGCTGTGGGGGCCGCGCCGCTTCGGCCTGCGCGGCGCCCCTCGGCAGGAGGAGGTGTGGAGCCATCTCGCCGACACCGCCGTCGCGGCCGGGCTGTGGGACGCCAGCCGCGACCTGACCGGCGTCGACCCGGGCCCGTGAGCGCACCGAGGAGCGGGCCGTGCTCCCGGCCCCGACGCGGCGGGCACGCGCCTCGACACATGGGCACGCGCCGAGGCGCGGCTGGGAGGCACCTCCCTGCGGCCGGGAAGCACCGGGATGCAAGGATCAGGCGCGTGAACAGTGATCCCACCGTGCTCGACAACCCCGTCGCCCAGTCGCTGCTCGGCACGCACGCGCATCTGGCCCGACGGCTCGGGCAGGCCGCCACGTACCTGCCGGAGGTCACGACCTTCTGCGCGCTGCCCACCGAGCCCGACCCGGCGGACTGGGCCGATCTGGCCCGGCTGCTCGGCAGCGACGGCTTCGCCGACATGTTCAGCAACGCGGCGCCCGCGCCCTCGGACTGGGAGCCGGTCTTCGTCCTGGAGGGGCGGCAGATGGTCTGGCCCGGCGGACGTCCGCCCGGTGACCCGGGTGCCGCGTCCGACGCCGCGATAGCGGAGCTGGGGCCGGACGACGTGCCGGACATGCTCGACCTCGTCAAGCGGACCGAACCGGGGCCGTTCTGGACCCGCACCGTCGAACTCGGCACCTACCTGGGCATCCGCGTGGACGGAGCCCTGGTGGCGATGGCGGGCGAGCGGCTGCGGCCCCCGGGCTGGACCGAGATCAGCGCCGTGTGCACGGCCCCCGAGGCCCGCGGCCAGGGCCACGCGGCCCGCCTGGTAAGGGCGTTGGCAGCCCACATCCTGGCCCGGGGCGACCAGCCGTTCCTGCACGTGGCGGAGGCGAACTCCGGCGCGATCGCCCTGTACGAGCGGCTCGGCTTCGAGACCCGCGGGCCCGTGACCTTCCAGGGTTTCCGCACGCCGTAGACCCGGTGCGGGGGCGCGGCCCCTCGGAGCGCCGCCGCACCGCATGGCCCCGCCCCGTAGGGGCACCCGCCGTGCACGTGACGTCGCGTCACGGTGGCGCGAGACGGCAGGGGGGCGCATGCGGGACACGCGGGAAACACGGGGCAAGGCCGGAGACGGAGAGGCACCGCCGTGGTGGGACGTCGCCTTCGACGCGCACGGCGACGCCGTGGACGAGCGGCAGGGAGACCGGGTGGCCGGCGCGGCCCGCGAGGCCGATGTGCGCCACCTGGTCGTGCTCGCACACACCGCCCACCAGGAGCCCGAGCTGACGGAACGGGTCGACGCGCGCTGCCGCGCCCTGTTCGCGCAGGCCGAGGTCACGGACGGCGTGGGACTCGTGGGGGTGCGCTGGCCCGGCATGTGCTTCGCGCCACCGGAGGACGGCCGTGCGGGGCGGCTCACCGACACCGACGTCGCCGGACTGCGCCGGGTCTTCCCCGACGGCGGGGACACCCTCACCAAGCTCCTCGGGCTCCTCGACGAACGGCCCTTGCGGAACGGCGCCCTGGACGACGTGGGCATCGCCCTGCGCCGCCTCGTCGAACAGCCCCTGGACACCCCGCTGCACGCCTACGGCACCGACCTGGGCGCGAACGTCCTGCCGCAGACCGACCCGGCCATGCTCATCGACAGTCCCACCCAGGTGTGCGAGGGCTTCGCCGAGGCCCTCGACGCGGCCCGGCAGGAGGTCGAGCGGGTGGAGAACCGCAGCCCCGAGCGGTTCGAGGAGGCCCATACCGGCTCCGGCGCACCCGAAGTCTCCGAGCACGGCACGCTCACCGAGTCCGGCACGGCCGGGCCGCGCCCCGCCGACGACCCCACCGAGCGCCTGTCGCGGCCCGAGTCCCTCGCGCCGAGCGAGCGCCCCCTGCGTGACCCGCACGCCGAGCGCATGCCCGGCCGGGTGTGGGACGGCGCCCACCAACTGCTGTGCGAGGTCACGTCGTACGCGATGAGGAGGCACGCCGGGCTCATCGGCGAGCGCGCCCTCGCCCCGCTCCTGCGGACCCTCGGCGAGAGCCTGCCCGACACCCGCATCCACCTCGTGGGCCACGGAGCGGGCGCACGTCTGGTGGCCTACGCCGTGCGGGGCCTCGGCCCGGACGAGCGGGTCGCCTCGCTGTGCCTGTTCCAGGCGGCCCTGTCGCACTTCGCGTTCGCCGAGCACCTGCCCCAACTGAGCGGCGGGGGAGCGCTGGCGGGCCTGCACCGGCGCGTCACGGGACCCGTCGTGTGCTGCTACTCGCACCACGACCTGGAACTCGGTCTGTTCTTCCCGCTCGCCTGCCGCAGGATCGGCGACGGAGCCCTGCTCTCCGGCGCCGGCCGGACCTGGGGCGCACTCAGCTACGACGGGATCCAGGGCATCGACGGCAGCCCCGCGCTCACCCTCGCCGACGCGCTCACCGAGGGCGCGCTGCCGTCCTCCGGGTACGTCGGCGTCGACGCGTCCGAACGGATCCGCGCGGGCGGCCCGCCCCGGGGCGCGCACGACGACGTGTTCCACCAGGACCTCGTCCGCCTGGTCGGTGCGGCGGCCGGCCTGGCCTAGGGAGCGGAGCCCAGGACGGGCCGGGCGGGCACGCCTAGCCGTTGGTGTAGACGTACCGCTGGCCCAGCGGCCAGCCCGCGCTGCGTCCCGCGTCCGTCACCAAGAGGTGCTGGTACTGCGGGACGGTGACGAGGTTCTGCGTCAGGGAGGGGCACAGCACCGCGCACCCGGCGGCGGTCTGCGTGCCCAGGCGCAGGCCGTTGCCGTCGAAGAAGACGTACTCCACGTCGTCCGCGGCCTGCGTGGTGTCGACGTGCACCGTGGCCGGGACCGGCGACGACAACCGGAACAGCACCCCGCCCACCCCGGCGGCACGCAGCTGCCGGGCGCCGATGCCCAGGGTGCTCCACCGCGGCCGCGGCGCGTCCACGTCGAGCAGGGCGATGCGCAGCGAACCGAGACCGGGCCCCTGCAACACGGCCCGGGGCGCGCGGTCCAGGCGCGCGGCGGCGCCGCCGGAGCCGTCCCCGCCGTCGTCCGCGGTGGACGACGGCGTACGCGTCCGGCTGGGAGCGGGCTCGTCGGGGGACGGGGAAGCGGGCGGCGACTCGCTGTCCGAGGGGGACGGCGATGCCGAGGGCGACGACGACGGTGAAACGGGCGGCGGCGACACGATGAGGGTGCCGTTGACGCACTGGACGTTGTGGCCGTTGCAGGCGAGGTTGTTGCCGTTCTCGTTGCTCTGGCCCTGCGCGTCCCCTTGGTCGCCGCCGCAGCCGCTGAGGGGGACGACCAGGCAGAGCAGCAGCACCGCCGTGGCGGTGCGGCGCGGTGCTCGCGTCATCCGCCGGAACTCCCTTGGGACGCGGGCCGGTTCGTGGCCGATGCGCTCGATGTCACTCCCGAGTCGCAGGCGACGTGCTGGCCGATGCACGCCTGGTTGTTGCCGTTCTGATTGGTCTGGACGATCGTCCCCGGACCGCGCTGCTCGCCGCCGCCGTCCTGCCCCCACACCGTGATGAACGCCGCCACGATCATGCCGACCGCGCCGATCACCGCCGCGATCAGGCCCACCGCGCCCCTGCCCCCCATTGCGCCCCCTCGACCGGCGTGCACCGCGCGAGTGCCGGTGCGCCGGGAGGCCAGCGTAGGCGCGGCACCAGGGTCGGAGGAGGCAGTGGCGACCGGGCTACGCCAGACGGCCCGGACGCCGTGCCTGCGCCCGCGCGGGCCGGTCTACGCGTGGACCGGCGCGGGCGAGGACCCTCGACGCCCGCGGGGCCCGCCGAGTTCAGCCGAGCGACCGTGTCACTCAACACAATCAAGCGACATGGTCAGATGACAAAGTCGTGTGTATCTTAATGATCAAGCGACTGCCGGTGCGGAACGAAAGGCCCCCTCATGACGCACGCCTCCACCCCCGACCTCACCTCCACGGCGACGGCCCAGGCGATCCCGGAGCGTCCGGCGCTCCCCCTGATCGGCCACGCCCTCGACATCCCGAGCGGAGCCGACGGCCTCGTCCATCTGATGAAGGAGGTCAAGGAGTTCGGCCCGGTGTTCCGGATCCGCGCCTTCGGCTCCGAGACCGTGATGGTCGGCGGCCTGGACCTGGTGGCCGAGCTGGCGGACGAGACCCGGTTCCGCAAGAACGTGCACGGCGACCTCGTCGAGATCAGGGAGATCGCCGGGGACGGCCTCTTCACGGCCTTCCACCACGAGGCCAACTGGCAGAAGGCGCACGACATCCTGATGCCCGCCTTCTCGCTCGGGGCCATGCGCGGCTACCACGCGACGATGCTGGACGTCGCCCGTTCGCTGATCGCCAAGTGGGACAGGCTGGCCGGCGAGGGCCCGGTGGACGTGCCGGAGGACATGACCCGGCTGACCTTCGACACCATCGGACTCTGCGGATTCGGCTACGACTTCGAGTCGTTCCGGCGCGACGACGCCCACCCCTTCGTCGACGCGATGAGCAGGGCGCTCGCCTACACCCAGACCAAGGGCGAGTCGATCCCGGGCACGGAGGTGTTCCGCTGGCGGCAGACCGAGCAGTTCCGCAAGGACGCCGTGCTGATGACCGAGCTCGTCGACGAGGTGATCCGGCAGCGCAGGGCGTCGGGCGACACCAGCACGGACGACCTCCTGGGCCGCATGCTCCACACCCGCGACGCACGGACCGGCGAGCCCCTGGACGACGTGAACATCCGCAACCAGGTGATCACGTTCCTCATCGCCGGACACGAGACCACCAGCGGGGCCCTGTCGTTCGCCCTCTACTACCTCACCAAGCACCCCGAGGTCCTGGCCCGCGCGCAGGCGGAGGTCGACGCGCTGTGGGGCGACACGGACGCGCCCGCGCCCGAGTACGGCGACATCGGCAAGCTCGGCTACATCCGCCAGGTGCTCAACGAGAGCCTGCGGCTGTGGCCGACCGCGCCCGCCTTCGCCATGGAGCCGATCGAGGACACCGTCATCGGCGGCACGTACGCCGTGCGCAAGGGCGAGACCCTGATGGTGCTCACCCCGGCCCTCCACCGCGACCCCGCCTGGGGCGAGAACGTCGACCTCTTCGACCCCGACCGGTTCACGCCCGAGCGCGAGGCGGCCCGCCCGGTCCACCTCTTCAAGCCGTTCGGCAGCGGTGAACGCGCCTGCATCGGCCGCCAGTTCGCCCTGCACGAGGCCACCCTGCTCCTCGGCCTGCTGGTCCACCGCTACCGCCTGCTCGACCACACCGACTACCAGCTGGAGATCAAGCAGACCCTCACCCTCAAGCCCGACGCGTTCACCCTCGAGCTCGCCCGGCGCACCAGCGACGAGCGGCGTCTGCCCGCCGCCGCGAGCAGCGCGCCCGTGAGCGAGGACCGGCCCGCGGCCCGCCGCGCCACCGCGACCGCGCTGACCCTGCTGCACGGCTCCAACCTGGGCACCTGCGCCGGGCTGGCCCACGACCTCGCCGCCGACGGCGACGACCACGGCTTCACCACCGAAGTCGCCCCCCTCAACGACCGGGCGGGCAGGCTCAGCCCCGCCGACGGCCCCGTGGTGATCGTCGCCGCCTCCTACAACGGCCGCCCCACCGACGACGCCGCCGAGTTCGTCACCTGGCTGGAGGGCCTGGAGCCCGGCGCCCTCGACGGCCTGCGGTTCGCCGTCCTCGGCGTCGGCGACCGCAACTGGGCCGCCACCTACCAGCACGTACCGACCCTCATCGAGGAGTGGCTCACCGCCGCCGGTGCCACCCCGCTCCTGGAGCGCGGCGCCGCGGACGCCTCCGGTGACTTCGCCGGCACCGTGGACCGCTGGAGCGCCGACCTGTGGACGGCCCTGCTCGACCGGTACGGCACCGCCGACGGCGAGGCGGCACGCCCCGAACCCGACACCGCGGAGCCGCAGAGCCTGTACGAGCTTCAGGACGCCACCGCGTGCGTCACCGGTGAACTCGCGGCCCGGCACGGCGTCCAGCCCATGGACGTGCTCGACGCCTACGAACTCGTCGACATGGAACACGAGCTGGGCCGCTCCAAGCGCTTTCTGAAGCTGCGGCTGCCCGCGGGCGTCTCCTACCGCACCGGCGACCACCTGGCCGTCCTGCCGCAGAACCCCGACGCGCTCGTCCAGCGGGTCACCGCCCGGTTCGGCCTCGACCCGGAGCGCACCGTGCGGCTGAGCGCCCGCCGCCGCGCCCGCAACACCCTGCCCGTCGACCGGCCGCTGACCCTGCGCCGACTGCTCACCGACTTCGTGGAGCTCCAGACCCCGGCCACGCCCGAGCAGGTCGCCGTCCTCGCCGAGCACACCGCCTGCCCGCCCGAGCGCCGCCCCCTGGCCGAACTCGCCGGACTCGACGCCGACGCCTTCCGCGAGCGGGTCACCGTCCCCGGGCTCAGCGTCCTGGACCTGCTGGAGCGTTACCGCGCCTGCGAGCTGCCCTTCGAGCGCTTCCTGGAACTCCTCCCGGTGCTGCGCCCGCGCCACTACTCCATCTCGTCCTCCGCGCAGGCCGCGCCCGGCGAGATCGACCTGATGGTGTCGCTGCTCGCCGCGCCCCACCGCGCGGGCGAGGGCACCTTCCACGGCATCGGTTCGCACTACGTCCAGACCGTGCGGGCCGGGGACACCGTCCAGGCCAGGGTCCTGCCGTGCGGCGAGTCCTTCCGGCTGCCCGAGGACGACGCGGTCCCGGTCATCCTGGTCAGCGCGGGCACCGGCCTCGCGCCCTTCCGCGGAGCCGTGCTCGACCGCCTGCACACCGGGTCCTCCGGCACGCTGCTGTGCTACTTCGGCTGCGACCACCCCGAGGTCGACTACCTGCACCGCGAGGAGTTCGAGACGGCCGAGACGGCCGGAGCCGTCAGCATGCGGCCCGTCTTCTCCCAGGCTCCCGAGGACGGCGCCCGCTACGTCCAGGACCGCATCGCCCGGGAGAGCGCCGAGGTCTGGGACGTGCTGGAGGCGGGCGGCCGGGTCTACGTCTGCGGTGACGGCCGCCGGATGGCCCCCGCCGTGCGGGAGGCGTTCCTGGCCGTCCACCGCGAGCACACCGGCGCGTCCGACGCCGAGGCCGCCGCCTGGCTCACCGGGCTCACCGAGTCCGGCCGCTACGTCGAGGACGTCTGGACCGGCTGAACCCGCCGCCCCTCACCGCCGCCCCACCTGCCGCACCCGCCCCGTCCGGTGGTCACGGACGCCCACCCGGCGCACCCGTGACCACCGGGGCGGCGCACCCGTGACTCCGGGGCCGGACCCGTGACTCCGGAGCGGCGCCCCCGAGGCTCCGGGGCCGGACCCACTCCTTCCGCACCTCCTACCGATGGGAATCCCATGGCTGTCGCACTCCCGCCCACCCGCCGAGCACCTGTGGCCGACCGCACCCCGCGGGGGCGTCGATGAGGGCGCGCGGCACGGCCGCCCTGACCCTCGGCGTCGCCGTCGCGCTGATCGCCGGAGCCACCCTCGGCAACGGCGGGGCGAACCTGATGCCCCTCTTCGTCGACGACTTCTCCTCACGGTTCGCCCTTGGGGACTCCGGTGCGGGACTCGTCGGCGCCGCCCAGCTCATGGCCACCGCGCTCGTCACCCTGCG harbors:
- a CDS encoding cytochrome P450, which translates into the protein MTHASTPDLTSTATAQAIPERPALPLIGHALDIPSGADGLVHLMKEVKEFGPVFRIRAFGSETVMVGGLDLVAELADETRFRKNVHGDLVEIREIAGDGLFTAFHHEANWQKAHDILMPAFSLGAMRGYHATMLDVARSLIAKWDRLAGEGPVDVPEDMTRLTFDTIGLCGFGYDFESFRRDDAHPFVDAMSRALAYTQTKGESIPGTEVFRWRQTEQFRKDAVLMTELVDEVIRQRRASGDTSTDDLLGRMLHTRDARTGEPLDDVNIRNQVITFLIAGHETTSGALSFALYYLTKHPEVLARAQAEVDALWGDTDAPAPEYGDIGKLGYIRQVLNESLRLWPTAPAFAMEPIEDTVIGGTYAVRKGETLMVLTPALHRDPAWGENVDLFDPDRFTPEREAARPVHLFKPFGSGERACIGRQFALHEATLLLGLLVHRYRLLDHTDYQLEIKQTLTLKPDAFTLELARRTSDERRLPAAASSAPVSEDRPAARRATATALTLLHGSNLGTCAGLAHDLAADGDDHGFTTEVAPLNDRAGRLSPADGPVVIVAASYNGRPTDDAAEFVTWLEGLEPGALDGLRFAVLGVGDRNWAATYQHVPTLIEEWLTAAGATPLLERGAADASGDFAGTVDRWSADLWTALLDRYGTADGEAARPEPDTAEPQSLYELQDATACVTGELAARHGVQPMDVLDAYELVDMEHELGRSKRFLKLRLPAGVSYRTGDHLAVLPQNPDALVQRVTARFGLDPERTVRLSARRRARNTLPVDRPLTLRRLLTDFVELQTPATPEQVAVLAEHTACPPERRPLAELAGLDADAFRERVTVPGLSVLDLLERYRACELPFERFLELLPVLRPRHYSISSSAQAAPGEIDLMVSLLAAPHRAGEGTFHGIGSHYVQTVRAGDTVQARVLPCGESFRLPEDDAVPVILVSAGTGLAPFRGAVLDRLHTGSSGTLLCYFGCDHPEVDYLHREEFETAETAGAVSMRPVFSQAPEDGARYVQDRIARESAEVWDVLEAGGRVYVCGDGRRMAPAVREAFLAVHREHTGASDAEAAAWLTGLTESGRYVEDVWTG
- a CDS encoding GNAT family N-acetyltransferase, whose amino-acid sequence is MNSDPTVLDNPVAQSLLGTHAHLARRLGQAATYLPEVTTFCALPTEPDPADWADLARLLGSDGFADMFSNAAPAPSDWEPVFVLEGRQMVWPGGRPPGDPGAASDAAIAELGPDDVPDMLDLVKRTEPGPFWTRTVELGTYLGIRVDGALVAMAGERLRPPGWTEISAVCTAPEARGQGHAARLVRALAAHILARGDQPFLHVAEANSGAIALYERLGFETRGPVTFQGFRTP
- a CDS encoding SDR family NAD(P)-dependent oxidoreductase; this translates as MTGTPSAAPWDVHRLPRAEGRVFLVTGGNAGIGYFIAEQLAATGATVVLGSRDPGRAEAALTSIRSRVHGAAVRAVRLDLADLSSLGAVADSLDVEALDAVVHNAGVALDHPPRRETPDGHELMFGTNHLGHFALTGLLLPLLAAAPAARVVTVGSFAAKTERLDLDDLPSRRDYRAARAYGRSKLAQMYFGLELDRRLRDVGSPVGSVVVHPGGALDALTPARPPVHARGLGARLGAAPAALLVQGKHAGAWPAVRAVLDPAVRGGQLWGPRRFGLRGAPRQEEVWSHLADTAVAAGLWDASRDLTGVDPGP